The Pseudomonas fluorescens genome segment CGCCGACGGCAAGATCCTTGTGCACCCGGACAAGGCCCTGGTGATGAAATCGCTCAAAGAAGCCTATCCGCAGGACACCCCGCGCATCAGCAGCGATTTCAGTGAAATCACTGTCGACGGCAAGACCCGCATCGTCACGTTTGCCCCGATCAAGGGCCTGCCGTCGGTGAACTGGTACATCGGCCTGTCAGTCGACAAGGACAAAGCGTTCTCGATGCTCAGCCAGTTCCGCACCTCGGCCGTGATCGCGACCGTGATTGCGGTGGCGATCATCATCGCCCTGCTCGGCATGCTGATCCGCATCCTGATTCAGCCGCTGCACGTCATGACCCGCGCCATGGAAGACATCGCCGACGGCGAAGGTGACCTGACCAAACGTCTGACCATTCAGAACCAGGACGAATTCGGCGTGCTCGGCACGGCATTCAACCGCTTCGTCGAGCGGATTCACGGCTCGATCCGCGAAGTGTCGTCCGCCACCGGGCAAGTCAACGAAGTCGCCCTGCGCGTGGTCGCGGCGTCCAACTCGTCGATGTACAACTCCGACCAGCAAGCCTCGCGCACCAACAGCGTGGCTGCCGCGATCAATCAGCTCGGTGCCGCCGCCCAGGAAATCGCCCGCAACGCCGCACAAGCCTCGACCCAGGCCAGCGACGCCCGTGGCCTGGCCGAAGACGGCCAGCAAGTGGTGGATCGCAGCATCAAGGCAATGAATCAGTTGTCGAGCATGCTCAGTGCGTCCAGCAGCAACATCGAGTCGCTGAACAGCAAGACCGTGAACATCGGCCAGATCCTGGAAGTGATCACCAGCATTTCCCAGCAGACCAACCTGCTGGCGCTCAACGCCGCCATCGAGGCTGCGCGTGCCGGTGAAGCCGGCCGTGGATTTGCCGTGGTAGCGGATGAAGTACGCAACCTTGCCCACCGCACCCAGGAATCGGCGCAACAGGTGCAGACCATGATCGAGGAGCTGCAAGTCGGCGCCCGCGAATCGGTCAGCACCATGAGCGACAGCCAGCGCCACAGCCAGGACAGCGTGGAAATCGCCAACCTGGCCGGCGAGCGCCTGAACAGCGTGACCCAGCGTATCGGCGAAATCGACGGGATGAACCAGTCGGTGGCCACCGCGACCGAGGAACAGACCGCCGTGGTCGAGTCGATCAACGTGGACATTACCGAGATCAATACCCTGAACCAGGAAGGCGTCGAGAACCTCCAGGCAACCTTGCGTGCCTGCTCGGATCTTGAGCAGCAGGCTTCGCGATTGAAGCATCTGGTTGGCAGCTTCCGCATTTAAAGCCGCTCTGCCGGTCGTCTTCGTCGTTCGTTACCATCCGACGAAGACGGCCAACAATCCCTCCGAAACCAGCCCTGCCCCCCACCGCGAAACCCCGACCGAACATCTATTCTTGATAAGGGTCAACCTAGGGAGATCAACGCGGAGGGTCGTTTACTGTGCATATCGCCGACATCACCATGTTCTACGCCCCGGCCAGCGGCGGCGTGCGCACCTATCTGGACGCCAAGCACCGTCGTCTGGGCGTGAAGCCCGGGATCCGCCACAGCCTGCTGATCCCCGGCGCGCGTTACGGCGAGCATGATGGCGTTTACACGGTTCCCGCCCCCGCCCTGCCCTTCGGCAAAGGCTATCGTTTTCCCCTGCGCCTGGCCCCGTGGCGAAACGTCCTGCAGGACTTGCAACCGGATCTGATCGAAGTCGGCGATCCGTACCTCACCGCCTGGGCCGCGCTCGATGCGCGTCGGCAACTGGATGTGCCGGTGATCGGTTTCTATCACTCCGACCTGCCGCTGTTGGTGGGCAACCGAATGGGCCACTGGGTCACGCCGAATATCGATGCGTATGTGCGCAAGTTGTACGGTAATTTCGACCGGGTGCTGGCGCCCAGCCAGGTCATGGCCGACAAGCTCAGCGGGCTGGGGGTGCGCAACGTCTTCGTGCAGCCGCTGGGCGTTGACCTGCAGACCTTCCACCCCGATGCCCGCGACGCCGCGTTGCGCAGCGAACTGGGGATCGCCGAGGACACGCGCCTGTTGATCTTCGCCGGTCGGGGCTCCAAAGAGAAAAACCTGCCGGTGCTGCTCGATTGCATGAAGCGTCTGGGCCCGCGTTATCACTTGCTGCTGGTCGGCTCGTCGATGCCGGCGTCCGTCCCGGCCAACGTCAGCGTGATCGACCGCTTCTGCCCGGCCGCACAGGTCGCACGCCTGATGGCCAGTGCCGACGCGCTGATCCATGCCGGCGATCAGGAAACCTTCGGCCTGGTGATTCTGGAGGCCATGGCCTGCGGCATTCCGGTGGTGGCGGTGGCGGCCGGGGCGTTCGAGGAGATCGTCAGCGAATCCTGCGGCCTGCTTTGTGCGCCGAACAATGCGCAAGCCATGGCCAATGCCGTGCGTGAGCTGTTCAGCCGCGGGACTGGCTCACTTGGTCAACAGGCGCGCCAACATGTCGAGCGCAATTACGCCTGGGACACCGTGGTCGACAGCCTGCTGGGCCACTACCACGCCGTACTCGGCGATTCAGCTCCGTGGGTGGCCAATGGCTGAATCTCACGAGCGCCCGGCGGTGATGCTGGTGCTGCATGACGTGGCCCCCTCCACGTGGGCCGATTATCGAGGATTCGTCGACGCCGTTGACCGGTTGGGCAACGTACCGATGACGTGGCTGGTGGTCCCGGACTTCCATCGACACGATGCCCTTGAGGCTCACCCGGCGTTCTGTCGAATGCTCGACGAGCGCGTCGCACGCGGCGATGAACTGGCCTTGCACGGCCACTTTCATGAAGACACCGAACCCGGCCCGCGAACGGCGCGCGACTGGTTCATGCGCCGGGTCTACACCCATGAAGGCGAGTTTTATCAACTGTCCCGTGAAGCCGCCCTCGCCCGCCTGCACCCCGGCATCGATCTGTTTCGGCGCCACGACTGGCCGCTGCACGGTTTCGTCGCCCCGGCCTGGCTGATGAGCGCCGGCACGCGCCTGGCACTGCGCGAACTGCCGCTGCGCTACACCAGCGATCCGCAGCATCTTTATCACTTGCCGGATTTCACTGCGGTCGAAGCCCCGGGACTGGTCTGGAGCGCACGCAGCGCCTGGCGTCGCGGCATGTCGAAGGTCATCAGCGAACAGCGTGAGCAGCGCTGGCGTCAGGCGCCGGTGATTCGTCTAGGCTTGCACCCGGTGGACATGCGCCATCGGTTTTCCCGGGATTACTGGTGGCGCACCCTTGAACGACTGTTGGCGGACGGACGCGTGCCCATGACCAAAATCGACTGGCTGACGCGCCAGCGCACTCAAGCCGAGCGTGCCGCTTGAGTCGCGGCATTCTGTTGCTGATCGGCCTGCTGGTGGCCGTGGCGGTTCCTGTGCTGCTTGGTGGCGGCGAGACTTGGGAGCGTCTTCAAGCTTTCCCGCTCAATTGGCTGCTGATCATGTTCGCCATGGTGCTGCTGTGCTGGGGCATCAACACCCTGCGCCTGCGGCTGTTGCTCGGCGATCAGCGTGACCGGGTCACGCCCGTCAAAAGCCTTGGGGTAGTCATGGCCGCCGAATTCGCCTGGTGCGCCACGCCCGGCGGCAGCGGAGGGCCGTTGACGATCATGGCGCTGCTGGCGCGCAGCGGCGTGCGCCCGGCCCGGGGCAGCGCCGTGTTTGCGATGGATCAGTTGAGCGATCTGCTGTTTTTTCTCTGCGCCCTGAGCGGGATCCTGATCTACGCGTTGTTCCAGCATCTCAGCGACCGTATGGAATGGCTGCTGATCGTCAGTGCCCTGTCGTTGACCGGCGGACTGTTCAGTTGCGTGCTGGTCGCGCGCTATCACCGTCGATTGATTCGCCTGAGCGGACGCCTGCTGGCCGGGATGAACGTCGAACCGCGTACCCGACGGCGCTGGGCGCGGCAGTTGCTGCACTTTCTGGCCGCATTCACCGATGCGCTGAAATTGCCGTGGCAGACATTGATCAAGGTGTTCGTCCTGACCTGCGTGCATTGGTCGCTGCGTTACAGCGTGCTGTATCTGGCGCTGCGCGGGCTGGGGGCGGATGTGCAGTGGGCCTGGACGTTTCTGATTCAGATGCTTTCGCTGGGTGCGGGGCAGTTCAGCCTGCTGCCGGGCGGTGCCGGTGCGGCGGAATTGACCTCGGCGGCGCTGCTGGCGCCGATGGTCGGCAAATCGACCGCGGCGGCGGCGATCCTGATCTGGCGGGTGGTGACGTATTACTTCTACCTGCTGGTGGGTGGCCCGGTGTTTCTGTTGATGCTGGGCAGACCGTTGCTGAAAAAATTGCTGAGCGTCAGACAGGCTTCTTGAGGTCGTCCTCTTCGTCCTTGAGTTGCTCCCACAGTTCGGCAGCACCGGGAAACTCCGTGCCGTCCTCCGGGCTCAGGTCATCCGGGTCATAGCGACTCAGGCAGCCTTCGCCAAGGGTGGCGGGGGCTTTGGAAGTGGCTTTGTCCAGTGGATCGCTCATGAACGCTTCCTCACAAGGCTGCAACAAGGCAAAAAAAAGGGCCTGAGGCGATTGAACGCCCAGGCCCTTTGTTTTTCAACCGAAAGCTTCGATCAGAACACCACGGTCTTGTTGCCGTGCACCAACACGCGGTCTTCCAGGTGATAGCGCAGGCCACGGGCCAGCACCATCTTCTCGACGTCACGGCCGAAACGCACCATGTCTTCAATGCTGTCGCTGTGGCTGACACGCACCACGTCCTGCTCGATGATCGGGCCGGCATCCAGCTCTTCGGTCACGTAGTGGCAGGTTGCGCCGATCAGCTTCACGCCGCGCAGCGAGGCCTGGTGATACGGCTTGGCACCGACGAACGACGGCAGGAAGCTGTGGTGAATGTTGATGACCTTGTGAGCGTATTCGCGGCACATGTCCGGCGGCAGGATCTGCATGTAGCGCGCCAGCACCACCACTTCGGCGTCATGCTGCTTGACCAGGCGCGACACTTCGTCGAAGGCCGGCTGCTTGTCCTGCGGATTGACCGGGACGTGGTAATAAGGAATGCCGTGCCACTCGACCATGCTGCGCAGGTCATCGTGGTTGGAAATCACGCAGGAGATCTCGCAATCGAGTTCATCGCTGTGCCAACGGTGCAACAGGTCGGCCAGGCAGTGGGATTCACGGCTGGCCATCAGCACCACGCGCTTCTTCTGCTCGGTGTCGGTGATGCGCCAGTCCATCGAGAACTCTTCGGCGATCGGCGCAAACTTCTCGCGCAATACCTCGATACCGAAAGGCAGGGAATCGGCACGGATTTCGTGACGCATGAAGAACCAGCCGACCTGATTGTCCGAGTGGTGGCTCGCTTCGGTGATCCAGCCATTGTGGGCCGCCAGAAAATTACTGACTTTGGCAACGATGCCAACGCGGTCCGGGCAAGAAATCACCAGCCGAAAAGTGCGCATGAGGGGGAAACTCCAGAACTTCGCAAAGGCGGCCATTCTAGCGACTGCGCGGGAAAACTGCAGTATTGATGCCCCCCGGAACCTCGCGGCAGTCCGTCACAGATTTTTTGACGCTGGCAAACGCCAGAATGATGGCGCAGCAATAGCCATGCATGAACAGTCCTGTGTGAATATCTGTGAAGACTCCATCACAATATTTAACTGAACATTCAATTCAGGGCTTTTCAACGTAACTAATTCAAATAAAAACCCCGGTTAAATGTTTACTTGATGAAACAGCCTGACTATTATTGCGGCACTGTCCCCTGCCATCGCGCACTCCCACATAAGGTAGTAATCATGTCCTTGATCAACGAATACCGTGCCACCGAAGAAGCTATCAAAGAGCTGCAAGCTCGTTTGAAGAACCTGTCGCAAGACGACAAACTGCAAGCCGAGCTGGAATTTGAAGGCAAACTGCGCACACTGATGGGCGAATATTCCAAATCCCTGCGCGACATCATCGCGCTGCTGGATCCAGAATCCAAAACCAAAGCACCACGTGGCGGCGCAGCCAAAACTACCGGCACCAAGCGTGCTCGCAAAGTTAAACAATACAAAAACCCGCACAACGGCGAAGTCATCGAAACCAAAGGTGGCAACCACAAAACTCTGAAAGAGTGGAAAGCCAAGTGGGGCGGTGACGTGGTTGAAGGCTGGGCTACCCTGCTGGGCTAAGCCGCAACCCCCGTCGCAGCCCCCTGCGCGACATAAAAAAACGCCAGCATCCGCTGGCGTTTTTTTATGCCCGTCATTCAGGCGACGGACATGTTCGATTTCAAAGATTCAAACGTTTGCGTAATGCCTGGACATAGTTCTGCCATTCAATCAACACCTGGGCCTGCATCGGCGCAGCACTAAGCAGCCATTGCTCCATGGCCTCGGCAAAAGATTGCAAGGTATTAGGGGCACCCCACTCCGGCTCGGACAAGCGTTGCCGACAAAAGATTTGCCAGCGTTCTTGCTCTTCGAAACTCAACGTATCCGGAAAGTTACGCGCTCGATATCGAAACAACAATTCGGGCAAGCGTTCGTCATCGAACGGCCATTGCTCTCGCGCCAATTGTGCAGGATCTGCCGTCCTCACTTGCTCACATAGTCGCCGGTCTCGATCACCGATAAATCCGTCGTACAACTGTTGTTCCGGATCTTCACTCGGGGTGAAATCTTCGCTGGCATAAATCGCCGAGACTTTATCTTTCCAAACTTGTTGTGCGTCACTTAGTCGCAATGCGCGCGCCTGATAAAGCGCCATGTCCAGCCCCAGACGCTGCTGATCTTCAGGTCTCAGCACCGACAACGGCGCCACCACCGGGCACTTGTTGATGTGAATCAGCTTGAGCGGCACCGGCAGCTCACCCTCGGCCAGATCGTCGCGACGGGTATACAGGCGCTGGCGCAAGGCCTGTGCATCCAGATCCAGCAGGCCCTGCGGGTCCAGATGCAGATCACAGACGATCAACGCATTCTTGTTGCGCGGATGCCAGGCCAGCGGCAGCACCACACCGACAAAACTGCGGGCCGCCGAAAAGCGTCCGGAAATGTGCACCATCGGCTGCAACAGGCGAATCTGGTCCATGACCTTCTGCTTGCTGCGCAGCTGGAACAGCCAGTCATACAACCGGGGCTGTTTCTCGCGGATCAACCGGGCCAGGGCGATGGTGGCGCGCACGTCCGACAGCGCCTCGTGGGCGTTGCCGTGATCAATGCCATTGGCAGCGGTCAGGCGTTCGAGCTTGAGCGTCACCCGGCCTTCGTCATCGGTTGGCCAGACCAGCCCGTCGGGACGCAACGCATAAGCGGCGCGCACCACATCGATCAGGTCCCAGCGACTGTTGCCGCCCTGCCATTCACGGGCGTAAGGATCGAAAAAGTTGCGGTACAGGCTGTAGCGGGTCATCTCGTCATCGAAGCGCAGGGTGTTGTACCCCGCGCCGCAGGTGCCGGGGGCGGCGAGCTGGGCATGGACCCGGGTCATGAAGTCGGCTTCGCTCAAACCTTGCTCGGCGAGGCGGCTCGGAGTGATGCCGGTGATCGCGCACGCCGCCGGGTGCGGCAGGATGTCTTCGCTGGGCTGGCAGTAAAGATTGACCGGTTCGTCGATTTCGTTGAGTTCGTGGTCGGTGCGGATCCCGGCCACCTGCAACGGACGGTCGCATCGGGGATTGATGCCGGTGGTTTCGTAGTCGTACCAGAAGATGGAAGTCACGGGCGGTTCCTGAACTGAAGATCGGCAAAGTCTAGGCGTTCGACCGCCGTCGCGGCCAGCACCGCATCATTCAGTCACCTTTGGTTGAAAGATGTGTATGACATAGTGATGTCGTTTCCCCCCGAGAGACTGCTAGCATCGGATTCACTCGCATCCCGATCCGGCAACATCAGGTAGCCCATGCTCGAGACCACAGCACCGCCAAGGAAAGCACCGCTGGCCCCGCCACTGGAAACGCGGCACCAGGTTGAAACGCCGGAAGGCATCGACCTGCCGCTGCGTCCCGCCGGTCTGATGGTGCGTGCCGTGGCGTTTACCATTGATCTGGGGTTGCGCGGGCTGATCCTGGGCCTGCTGCTGATGTTGCTGGCGCTGCTCGGCAAACTCGGCATCGGCCTCGGCTCATTGCTGCTGTTTGTGGTGAGCTGGTGGTACATGGTGCTGTTCGAAGTACTGCGTCAGGGCCGCTCACCGGGTAAACAATGGATGGGCCTGCGGGTGGTGCACGACGACGGCACGCCGGTCGGCTGGTCGGCCTCCCTGTTGCGCAACCTGCTGCGTTTTGTCGACCTGATGCCATTCGGCTACTTCCTCGGCGCGATCAGTTGCCTGCAACACCCGACCTTCAAACGCCTCGGCGACATCGCTGCCGGCACGCTGGTGATCTACAGCGAACGCCCGCTCAGGCACCCGCAGTTACCCGATGCCGAACCACGCCGCTCGCCGATCCCGCTGACCCTGACTGAACAACGCGCCCTGCTCGCCTTCGCCGAACGCCAGGGGGAACTGTCGACCGCGCGGGTCAACGAGCTCGCCGCATTGCTGGCCCAGCCGCTGCGCATCAGCGCCCCCAAAGCCGTAGGCGAACTCAACAGCATCGCCCGTGGCCTGATGGGGCCGACATGAAACAAAGCCTTTTCGAAAGCCGCCACAAGGCCGAATGGGAGCGCTTTACACTCGCTCTCGAACGACTGGAACGAGGCAAGGACACTTCGCAGGTGGCCGAATTTCCCAAGGCCTATCGCCGACTCTGCCAACATCTGGCTCTGGCGCAGGAGCGTGGCTACAGCAGCTTTCTCGTCGACTCCTTGCAACAACTCGTGCTGCGCGGTCATCAACAGCTTTACCGTCATCGCCGACAGCTCGGTGCCAGCCTGCTGAGTTTCATCCTCGCCGGATTCCCGCGGCTGGTACGGGCGCAATGGCCTTTCGTGCTCGTGGCCGGGCTGCTGTTCTTCGGCAGCCTGGCCAGTTTCGGGGTACTGGTGTATCTGAATCCCGAATTGATCTACAACATGATCCCCGCCGAGCAGGTCCGCGAGATGCAGAGCATGTACGATCCGGTCGCCGGCCACCTCGGGCGCTCGGCCGAGCGCGCCGCCAGTGAAAACTGGGTGATGTTCGGCTACTACATCATGCACAACATCGGCATCGCCTTTCAGACCTTCGCCAGCGGTTTGCTGCTGGGTCTGGGCAGTGCGTTTTTCCTGTTCTACAACGGCCTGACCATCGGTGCAGTGGCCGGGCACCTGAGTGAAATCGGCTTCGGTCAGACCTTCTGGCCTTTCGTGATCGGTCACGGCGCATTTGAACTCAGCGCGATTGTCCTGGCCGGCGCAGCGGGGTTGAAACTGGGTTGGACACTGATTGCACCGGGACGCCTGACTCGCGGTGAGGCCTTGAGACACGCGGCGCGCCAGAGTGTCTTGCTGATCTGCGGGGTGATGCTGTTCCTGCTGATCGCCGCGTTCATCGAGGCGTACTGGTCATCACGCACCGGGGTCACGTCGCAGACCAAATACCTGGTCGGCGCGGGACTCTGGCTCTGCGTGGCGATTTATCTGCTGTTCGCCGGAAGGAGCCGCCATGCGCCTGAGTGACGCGACGGTGGTGATCCGCCCACGCAGCACCTGGGAAGCCATGGACCTGGGCGTGCGCATGAGCCAGCAGCATCGGCGCTTGCTGATGACCAGCTGGGCCATCGTCACCCTGCCATTGTTTGCGGTCCTGAGCCTGTTGTTCTGGGATTCTCCGTCGCTCGCGGTGCTCATCTTCTGGTGGCTGAAACCGGCCTATGAGCGCTTGCCGCTGTACATCCTCTCCAAAGCCCTGTTCGGCGAAACACCCACTTTGCAACAGGCGTTACGCCAATGGCCGCACTTGCTCAAACCGCAACTGCTGGCCAGCCTGACCTGGCGACGCCTGAGCTTGAGTCGCAGCTTCCTGATGCCGGTGGTGCAACTCGAGGGCCTGGGCGGCCTCGCACGACAGCAGCGTGTGCGGGTGCTGCTGCAACGCAACGCCGGCGCGGCCCAGTGGCTGACGATCATCGGCGTCCATCTGGAAACGGCGCTGTGGATTGGCCTGATGGTGCTGTTCTATTTACTCCTGCCACAACAGGTCGAAACCGACTGGGACTGGCAAAGCCTGATCTTCGCCGCCGATCACCAATGGCGCTGGCTCGAGCACTTGACCAATGCCCTCTACGCTCTGGTACTGGTGATCTGGGAACCGATCTACGTCGCCTGCGGTTTCAGCCTCTACCTCAACCGGCGCACCATCCTCGAAGCGTGGGACATCGAACTGGTGTTCCGCCGCCTGCGCCAGCGCCTGAACAGCAGCGCGCTCGGTGTGCTGCTGGTGGTTTGCCTGTTGCTGCCGGGAGTCCCCTCGGCATGGGCCGCCGACCCCGCCACCGCTCCGGATGCGCCCCGGCTTTTGAATCAGCCACTGACCAGCCAGGCGTCTCGCGACAGCATCAACGCCTTGCTCGAACAACCGCCGTTCAAGAACAAGGAAACCGTCACCCGCTATCGCTTTGGCGAAGATCCCGCCACCGCCGAAAAAGCCAAGGACGGCAAGGCGCCGCAATGGCTGAAAACCCTGCTCGGCTGGCTCAACGGTCAACACCTCAACGGGTTGGCCAAGGCGATTGAAGTGTTGCTGTGGGCCGTGGTGATCGGAGCACTCGGCGGGTTGATCTGGCGCTATCGCGAGTTTCTGCAGACGTTCGTCAGTCGTCGCCCGCCATTGTCCAAGCGGATAAAACGCCCCTTGCCACAGCAAGCCTTCGGTCTCGACCTGAGCCGGGAAACACTGCCCGACGACATCGCCGCCAGTGCCGAACAGCTCTGGCAGACCCAGCCCCGCGCGGCGCTCGGTCTGCTGTATCGGGCGCTGCTCAGTCACCTGCTGCACGATTTCAACCTGACACTGAAACCCGCTGACACCGAAAGCGAAGTACTGGCACGGATCGAACACTTGCAGCGTCCGGACCTGCTCGCCTACAGCCGTCATCTCACCGGCCACTGGCAGAACATGGCCTACGGACACCGCGTGCCGGCGGCGCATCTGCAACAGGAACTGTGCGATGGCTGGCGGTCACTGTTCGGCCATGGAGCCGCCCGTTGAACCGGCGCACGATCTGGCTGGCCGGCGCGCTGATCGTCGCTCTGCTGAGTGCGCTGGGCGTTTATCTGTACCTCAAGGCCACGCCTTACCAGACCGTGGTCGATCACGGCCCCTCGCCCGCCGCGCAAGCCAATCCTTATCTGGCGGCGGAGATGTTTCTGCGCGGTCACGGGATAACCGTCGGCCATGCCGAAAGCCTGTCCGTGCTGCCAGAGATCGATCCGCGCCAACACACCCTGCTGTTGTTCAACGATCGTTCGAAAATGACGCCGCGTCAGGTCGATCAAGTCTTGAACTGGGCCCGGGCCGGCGGGCGGCTGGTATTCGTTGCCGAGTCGCTGTGGGATGAAAAGACCGGCCAGAGCAACGACCTGCTGCTCGACCGTGTGCAACTGCATCAGTCCCTGAGCAAGGATCTCAAAGACCCGCCGCCGGATGCCGACGAAGATCCCTACCCCAACCTGACCAAGCTCTATCTGGAAGACGAAGACGCGCCGGCCTACGCCGGGTTCGACACCGCGTTCCACCTCGACGACCCGAAAAACCTCGCCCAGGCCTGGGCCAACAGCGCCAGAGCCACCCACATGATGCAACTGCCCTACGGCGTCGGCTCGGTCACCGTGGTAACCGACGCCGAACTGTGGAAAACCCCGGCCATCGCTCAGCACGACAATGCCTGGCTGCTTTGGTACCTGAGCGCCGACACCTCCGTAACCCTGCTGTACAACACTGAACACGACGGTCTGCTGACTCTGCTCTGGCGCTACTTCCCACAAGCCATCGTCGCCCTGCTCGCCTTGATCGGACTGTGGTTGTGGCATGTCGGCGTGCGTCACGGGCCGGTGCAGACCCCTGCCCCGAGCGGTCGTCGTCAGTTGATGGAACACCTGCGCGCCAGCGCCGATTTCATCCTGCGCCACAACGGCCAGCAGACCTTGCTGCAAGCCCTGCAGCAGGACGTCCTGCGCCGCGCCCGTCACCGTCATCCCGGTTTCGACCAATTGAACGTCGCCGAACAATGGCTGGCCCTGTCGCGCCTGACCCGCCAACCGACCCGTGCCATCAGCCAGGCCCTGAGCCCGGCACCGAAGCGGCGCCTGTCCAGCGCCGAATTCTGCCGTCAGGTCGCCCACCTGCAAGCCTTGAGGAACTCGCTATGACCGAACACATCGAACCCGGCTCGCCCAGCCACGCCGCCCAGCAACGTCACCGTGCCAGCCAGTTGGCACAAGCGGTACGCGGTGAACTGCAAAAGGTGCTGATCGGCCAGAACCCGGTGATCGACGACGTGCTGACCGCGCTGATCGCCGGCGGTCACGTGCTGC includes the following:
- a CDS encoding DUF4129 domain-containing protein, producing MRLSDATVVIRPRSTWEAMDLGVRMSQQHRRLLMTSWAIVTLPLFAVLSLLFWDSPSLAVLIFWWLKPAYERLPLYILSKALFGETPTLQQALRQWPHLLKPQLLASLTWRRLSLSRSFLMPVVQLEGLGGLARQQRVRVLLQRNAGAAQWLTIIGVHLETALWIGLMVLFYLLLPQQVETDWDWQSLIFAADHQWRWLEHLTNALYALVLVIWEPIYVACGFSLYLNRRTILEAWDIELVFRRLRQRLNSSALGVLLVVCLLLPGVPSAWAADPATAPDAPRLLNQPLTSQASRDSINALLEQPPFKNKETVTRYRFGEDPATAEKAKDGKAPQWLKTLLGWLNGQHLNGLAKAIEVLLWAVVIGALGGLIWRYREFLQTFVSRRPPLSKRIKRPLPQQAFGLDLSRETLPDDIAASAEQLWQTQPRAALGLLYRALLSHLLHDFNLTLKPADTESEVLARIEHLQRPDLLAYSRHLTGHWQNMAYGHRVPAAHLQQELCDGWRSLFGHGAAR
- a CDS encoding DUF4350 domain-containing protein, with product MNRRTIWLAGALIVALLSALGVYLYLKATPYQTVVDHGPSPAAQANPYLAAEMFLRGHGITVGHAESLSVLPEIDPRQHTLLLFNDRSKMTPRQVDQVLNWARAGGRLVFVAESLWDEKTGQSNDLLLDRVQLHQSLSKDLKDPPPDADEDPYPNLTKLYLEDEDAPAYAGFDTAFHLDDPKNLAQAWANSARATHMMQLPYGVGSVTVVTDAELWKTPAIAQHDNAWLLWYLSADTSVTLLYNTEHDGLLTLLWRYFPQAIVALLALIGLWLWHVGVRHGPVQTPAPSGRRQLMEHLRASADFILRHNGQQTLLQALQQDVLRRARHRHPGFDQLNVAEQWLALSRLTRQPTRAISQALSPAPKRRLSSAEFCRQVAHLQALRNSL